In one window of Nitrospira sp. DNA:
- a CDS encoding biopolymer transporter ExbD has product MTSETRHRRFMAEINVIPLVDVVLVLLVIFMVTAPMLYRGMDINLPKSASNTIKPEARAVLSIERDQRLYLDKDAVSVVQLERRLRALKDQSPDVSLYLRADRDVPYGIVVQVMDSVKKAGIEKLGMVTEPTGAEHVNESVATPAQSRKK; this is encoded by the coding sequence ATGACGTCGGAGACCCGTCACCGCCGTTTCATGGCAGAGATCAATGTGATCCCGCTCGTGGACGTGGTGCTGGTGTTGCTCGTCATTTTCATGGTGACCGCGCCCATGCTGTATCGCGGGATGGATATCAATCTTCCCAAATCTGCCAGCAATACGATTAAGCCGGAAGCGAGAGCTGTTTTGTCCATTGAGCGGGATCAGCGTTTGTATTTGGATAAGGACGCGGTGAGTGTGGTGCAGTTGGAGCGCAGGCTCCGGGCATTGAAAGATCAAAGCCCGGATGTCTCGCTGTATCTGCGTGCCGATCGGGATGTGCCCTACGGCATCGTGGTGCAGGTGATGGATAGCGTGAAGAAAGCCGGGATTGAGAAGCTCGGCATGGTGACGGAGCCCACAGGGGCCGAGCACGTCAACGAGTCGGTTGCAACTCCCGCGCAGTCACGCAAGAAGTAG
- a CDS encoding PilZ domain-containing protein, with protein MKNQRKHERVRVQFRSHFSMKGKMLAGDGDLTDLSPGGCRILSPVPVTVGAEVELCIFPGDSANPILIDAATVRWCRPNEFGLSITKIRVPVQRHLTDVWRKLAKPA; from the coding sequence ATGAAAAATCAACGCAAGCATGAACGGGTGCGCGTGCAGTTTCGCAGCCATTTTTCCATGAAGGGGAAAATGCTGGCCGGGGATGGGGATCTCACGGACTTGTCGCCCGGTGGGTGCAGAATTCTCAGTCCCGTTCCGGTCACCGTGGGGGCTGAAGTGGAACTGTGTATTTTCCCCGGTGATAGCGCCAACCCGATTCTCATCGACGCAGCCACCGTCCGGTGGTGCAGGCCGAATGAGTTCGGCCTGTCCATCACGAAAATCCGTGTGCCGGTTCAGCGCCACCTGACGGACGTCTGGCGTAAACTAGCGAAGCCGGCCTAA
- a CDS encoding penicillin-binding protein activator, whose amino-acid sequence MVPRSVFCAPHLRACSVALAVALLVSPGTLTTAAAASKAPAPSRSAPAKSPAATAQSALDQAKRLIDAEQPEAAAVMLRRFIESGPTPDLLDDAYLLMAAAMFGMKEQTETIRYVNQLLGEFPSSDLVDRAKLLLAKTHARAGNLDLALPLLSEVRSLSTDPAVKRDALRLTGEFQAQKKDFLRAIQAWLDELPLDTGEQAHDTESQIRELVNEKLDIPTLVRVRDAYPKTFPGDLASIKLIELHTASGEDHLVERDLRLFLSRFPTHAYAAKAADLQAVVRTKFKSHPYSIAAIFPMSGKLAPFGTEVLNGIQLALERPKDGGDSPSIGLIVKDTESDRAAFLDELSNVLSDDRPLAVIGPLLSKNLPVMAEMAERTHIPLITPSATVPNLRRFGNYVFSTALTYGQQAKRVAEYATKEQPFKRFAVLYPDTPYGRDLARLFAQEIRQQDGELIASEPYKEGDSDFRAVIGKLKAEDLKKYGVEVQVDNDPAKTGIRQGGKKGKRLLYSPGFDAVFIPGRSLDVGLLAAQLAFFDIAVPLLGGNGWNTPDFARVADRTVEGGVFADGFFAESANPVVQEFVERYRKRFQATPSLFAAQGYDAARLAVEAIRRGATSGEAIRDYLMMQHDLPTLSGPSGFSPDGTLNRHVFLIQVKQGKFVPLD is encoded by the coding sequence ATGGTTCCTCGATCAGTATTCTGCGCCCCGCATCTCCGCGCGTGCAGCGTCGCCCTCGCGGTGGCGCTCCTCGTAAGCCCTGGCACGCTCACCACGGCTGCTGCCGCCTCCAAGGCTCCTGCACCTTCCCGTTCGGCTCCGGCGAAATCGCCGGCAGCCACGGCACAATCGGCCTTAGACCAGGCCAAACGGCTCATCGACGCGGAACAACCGGAAGCAGCCGCGGTCATGCTGCGACGATTCATCGAAAGCGGCCCCACTCCCGACCTTCTGGACGATGCGTACCTCCTGATGGCCGCCGCCATGTTCGGCATGAAGGAGCAGACCGAGACGATCCGCTACGTCAATCAACTGCTCGGCGAATTTCCCAGCTCCGACCTGGTCGATCGCGCCAAGCTCCTGCTGGCGAAGACCCACGCGCGAGCCGGCAATCTCGATCTTGCGCTCCCACTCCTCTCGGAAGTCCGCAGCCTGTCGACGGACCCGGCCGTGAAGCGGGATGCCTTGCGGCTCACCGGCGAATTCCAGGCACAGAAAAAGGATTTTCTACGCGCGATTCAAGCCTGGCTGGATGAACTCCCGCTGGATACCGGCGAGCAGGCGCACGACACGGAAAGTCAGATTCGGGAGTTGGTCAACGAGAAGCTCGATATCCCAACGCTTGTACGCGTACGGGATGCCTATCCAAAAACGTTTCCGGGAGACCTCGCATCTATCAAGCTGATCGAACTCCACACCGCGTCGGGGGAAGATCACCTGGTCGAGCGGGATCTGCGCCTGTTTCTCAGCCGGTTCCCCACGCATGCGTACGCCGCGAAAGCCGCCGATCTGCAGGCTGTGGTCCGAACCAAATTCAAATCGCATCCCTACTCCATTGCCGCTATTTTTCCCATGTCCGGCAAACTGGCGCCGTTCGGGACAGAAGTGTTGAACGGCATTCAACTCGCGCTGGAACGACCGAAAGACGGCGGGGACAGCCCGTCCATCGGCCTGATCGTCAAGGATACGGAATCCGACCGGGCGGCCTTTCTCGATGAACTCTCCAATGTGCTCTCCGACGATCGACCGCTGGCCGTGATCGGTCCCCTGCTGTCGAAAAATCTTCCCGTGATGGCGGAGATGGCCGAACGTACGCATATTCCGCTCATCACACCGAGCGCGACCGTCCCAAACCTGCGACGATTCGGCAACTACGTCTTCAGCACGGCGCTCACCTATGGGCAGCAGGCCAAACGCGTGGCGGAGTACGCGACCAAGGAACAACCATTCAAGCGCTTCGCCGTCCTCTACCCCGACACGCCCTACGGCCGCGACCTGGCCCGCCTATTCGCCCAAGAAATCCGGCAACAGGACGGAGAACTGATCGCGAGCGAACCCTACAAGGAAGGCGACAGCGACTTTCGTGCCGTGATCGGCAAACTCAAGGCCGAAGATCTCAAGAAATACGGTGTGGAAGTACAAGTCGACAACGACCCGGCCAAAACCGGCATCAGACAGGGTGGCAAGAAGGGTAAACGCCTGCTCTACTCACCAGGATTCGACGCGGTCTTCATTCCGGGACGTTCGCTGGATGTGGGACTGCTGGCAGCCCAATTGGCGTTTTTTGACATTGCAGTGCCGTTACTCGGGGGCAATGGATGGAACACGCCGGATTTCGCGCGGGTCGCCGACCGAACCGTCGAAGGCGGTGTGTTTGCCGACGGATTTTTCGCCGAGAGTGCCAACCCAGTCGTACAGGAGTTCGTGGAACGGTATCGCAAACGATTTCAGGCCACACCCTCGCTCTTCGCCGCGCAAGGCTATGACGCCGCGCGATTGGCCGTGGAAGCCATCCGGCGAGGCGCGACCAGCGGAGAGGCCATCCGCGACTATTTGATGATGCAACATGACCTGCCGACCCTGAGCGGCCCCAGCGGGTTCAGTCCCGACGGCACTCTCAATCGCCACGTCTTTCTCATCCAAGTGAAACAGGGCAAGTTCGTCCCCCTGGACTAA
- the trpS gene encoding tryptophan--tRNA ligase yields MTTTRKRVLSGMQASGLLHLGNWLGALENWNALQEQYDCFFFVADWHALSSNYADTSRIREYVREMLIDWLAAGIDPQRATVFIQSQVPDHAVLHLLFSMMIPVSWLERNPTYKEKQEEIKERDLSTYGFLGYPVLQAADILLYKPDFVPVGKDQLPHLELTRELARRFNGLYRPVFPEPQEHLTKFPKVLGTDGRKMSKSYGNAINLSDAEPVVRQKIKTMITDPARVRRHDPGNPDVCPVYDFHKIFSPLPVIEQVNQDCRTAAIGCIDCKKLVADRVVERLAPMWDVRAALTQQPERLDDIVEDGRRRATAVSSQTMAEVRDAMKI; encoded by the coding sequence ATGACGACGACTCGAAAGCGGGTACTCAGCGGAATGCAAGCCAGCGGGCTGCTCCACCTCGGTAATTGGTTGGGGGCGCTGGAGAATTGGAACGCGCTGCAGGAGCAATACGACTGTTTCTTCTTCGTGGCGGACTGGCATGCCCTGTCGTCCAACTACGCCGATACCAGCCGCATTCGCGAATACGTACGGGAAATGTTGATCGATTGGCTGGCTGCCGGTATCGATCCGCAGCGAGCCACCGTCTTCATTCAATCGCAGGTCCCGGACCACGCGGTGCTGCACCTGCTGTTTTCAATGATGATCCCCGTGTCTTGGCTGGAGCGGAATCCGACCTACAAGGAAAAACAGGAAGAAATCAAAGAGCGGGACCTCAGCACCTATGGGTTTCTCGGCTACCCGGTCCTGCAGGCCGCGGACATTCTTCTCTACAAGCCTGACTTCGTCCCGGTGGGGAAGGACCAGTTACCGCACCTCGAACTCACCCGCGAACTCGCACGCCGATTCAACGGCCTGTACCGGCCCGTATTTCCCGAGCCGCAGGAACACCTCACTAAGTTCCCGAAAGTGCTCGGCACCGACGGGCGTAAGATGAGCAAAAGCTATGGCAACGCCATCAATCTGTCCGATGCGGAACCGGTGGTCCGGCAGAAGATCAAAACAATGATCACCGACCCCGCTCGTGTACGCCGACACGACCCGGGCAACCCGGATGTCTGTCCGGTCTACGATTTTCACAAGATCTTTTCGCCGCTACCCGTCATCGAGCAAGTCAACCAAGATTGCCGCACGGCTGCCATCGGCTGCATTGACTGCAAGAAACTCGTTGCCGACCGTGTGGTGGAGCGGCTCGCACCCATGTGGGACGTGCGCGCAGCGCTGACGCAACAGCCGGAGCGTCTGGACGACATTGTTGAAGACGGACGCCGGCGGGCGACGGCGGTTTCTTCTCAGACCATGGCCGAAGTGCGCGATGCCATGAAGATCTGA
- the xerD gene encoding site-specific tyrosine recombinase XerD: MNGDRADKVPQESESLPLDAVIERYWTYLRIARGLSQNTLLAYQRDVTTFQRYLRDQGLHEAQEVSPPLLADFLQHLHRSGLAPSSRARSLAAIRSLFRFLKQEGIVSANPTVSLRSTSRARQLPKTLSHEEVTHLLALPVDPSPESQRDRAMVEVLYAAGLRVSELIALKVDQCNLEVGYLGITGKGDKQRVVPIGRPAVAEMQAYLRHVRPVLLKQRSSRFVFVTRRGTPLTRQGFWKLLRGRAQRAGIARMPSPHMLRHSFATHLLQGGADLRSVQAMLGHADIATTQIYTHVDSAQLKKVHTACFPRNRSARKDVLVEERGVAKGVGESE, translated from the coding sequence ATGAACGGTGATCGCGCGGACAAGGTTCCGCAGGAGTCGGAGTCGCTGCCGCTGGATGCAGTGATCGAACGGTATTGGACCTACCTGCGCATTGCCCGTGGCTTGTCACAGAATACGCTGTTGGCCTATCAGCGGGACGTCACGACCTTCCAGCGCTATCTTCGAGACCAAGGACTGCATGAGGCGCAGGAGGTGTCTCCCCCGCTCCTCGCCGACTTTCTCCAACACTTGCATCGCTCCGGCCTCGCGCCCTCTTCCCGCGCGCGTTCGCTCGCCGCCATCCGTAGCCTGTTTCGCTTTCTTAAACAAGAGGGGATCGTCTCGGCGAATCCGACGGTGAGTCTCCGCAGCACGTCCCGGGCGCGACAATTGCCGAAAACGTTGAGCCATGAGGAGGTGACGCATCTTCTGGCGCTGCCGGTTGATCCCTCGCCGGAAAGCCAACGCGATCGCGCAATGGTGGAGGTGTTGTATGCAGCCGGTCTGCGCGTGTCGGAACTCATTGCCTTGAAGGTCGATCAGTGCAATCTGGAGGTCGGCTATCTCGGCATCACCGGCAAGGGGGACAAGCAGCGTGTGGTGCCGATCGGGCGGCCGGCCGTGGCGGAGATGCAGGCGTATCTGCGGCATGTTCGACCGGTCCTCTTGAAGCAGCGATCGTCTCGCTTCGTGTTTGTCACTCGCCGAGGCACGCCGTTGACGCGCCAAGGATTTTGGAAACTGCTGCGCGGGCGCGCACAGCGGGCTGGGATTGCGCGCATGCCGTCGCCCCACATGCTCCGGCATTCGTTTGCCACACATCTGTTGCAAGGCGGCGCCGACTTGCGATCGGTGCAAGCGATGCTCGGGCATGCCGACATCGCGACGACGCAAATTTATACCCACGTCGACTCAGCACAGTTGAAAAAAGTCCACACGGCGTGTTTCCCGCGCAACAGATCGGCACGGAAAGACGTTCTGGTCGAGGAGCGAGGGGTTGCGAAGGGCGTCGGGGAGTCCGAATGA
- a CDS encoding bifunctional nuclease family protein, whose amino-acid sequence MIANARRWLLSALFLPMLAISSGDFLARADDGGASSQVTISEVRVALSDHGPVVLLSADGKTIPVFVDHTVAASIQAALTGEKLPRPLSHELMHTILESLGGRVVRTVITLKSGTFYGSLTVAFQGQEKVFDSRSSDSIALAIHFHAPIVVGRDLLERASTPSHEPTPQAL is encoded by the coding sequence ATGATCGCGAACGCACGGCGGTGGTTGCTGAGTGCACTGTTTCTCCCGATGCTGGCCATCTCCTCCGGCGATTTCCTTGCCCGCGCGGATGATGGCGGAGCCTCTTCCCAAGTGACGATCAGCGAGGTGCGGGTTGCTTTGTCCGATCACGGCCCGGTGGTGCTGCTCTCTGCGGATGGAAAGACCATCCCTGTCTTTGTGGATCATACGGTCGCCGCTTCTATTCAGGCGGCCCTCACCGGCGAAAAGTTGCCCCGTCCCCTCTCGCATGAGTTGATGCATACCATACTCGAGTCATTGGGCGGACGGGTCGTTCGGACCGTCATCACGTTGAAGTCCGGCACCTTCTACGGAAGTTTAACCGTAGCCTTTCAAGGGCAGGAAAAGGTATTCGATAGCCGTTCGTCGGATTCCATCGCTCTGGCCATTCACTTTCATGCGCCGATCGTCGTCGGGCGGGATTTGCTCGAGCGGGCCAGCACACCGTCGCATGAACCGACGCCGCAGGCGCTGTAG
- a CDS encoding MotA/TolQ/ExbB proton channel family protein, which translates to MDRVLTVSGDGAVSASHVAGGSKEAGPAFDHQYMDKTVSYLVQNQVSHLESYLPVLATTGNITPFIGLLGTVLGIIDSFREIGMQGTASIAAVAPGVSEALVATAAGLFTAIPAVIFYNYFLTRIRKTVFRIESFTVEAMRSLQTRLKQTPAGVQ; encoded by the coding sequence ATGGATCGCGTTCTCACGGTGTCCGGGGATGGTGCCGTGAGCGCCTCTCACGTGGCCGGGGGATCGAAGGAGGCGGGGCCAGCTTTCGATCACCAGTACATGGACAAGACGGTGTCGTACCTCGTACAAAACCAAGTCTCGCATCTGGAGTCCTACTTGCCGGTCCTGGCGACCACGGGGAACATCACGCCGTTCATCGGCTTGCTCGGAACCGTGCTGGGTATCATCGATTCCTTCCGTGAGATCGGTATGCAGGGCACAGCCAGTATCGCAGCCGTGGCGCCGGGCGTCTCTGAGGCGTTGGTGGCGACGGCGGCCGGATTGTTTACCGCCATTCCCGCAGTCATTTTCTATAATTATTTTCTCACGCGCATTCGCAAGACCGTGTTTCGGATTGAGTCATTTACCGTCGAGGCCATGCGTTCATTGCAGACCCGCTTGAAGCAAACGCCGGCCGGGGTTCAGTAA
- a CDS encoding MBL fold metallo-hydrolase: MIRKTFSVPPLGCNCSIIGDPVTKQAVVVDPGGAPERILREVQALGLTVVSILHTHAHFDHFLASGAMKHATGAVLCLHQEDRPLWDMLETQCRMFGVPYVPAPPPDHWLTDEERVTIGQLEGVALHTPGHTPGSMCFHFPTAQLLVAGDTLFRGSIGRTDLWGGDFEAIEQSIRERLYTLDARTAVVTGHGAETEIGLERECNSFVRA; encoded by the coding sequence ATGATTCGCAAAACATTTTCGGTCCCCCCGCTCGGGTGCAATTGTTCGATCATTGGTGACCCTGTTACCAAGCAGGCGGTGGTGGTCGATCCTGGCGGTGCGCCTGAACGTATTCTGCGGGAGGTCCAAGCCCTGGGCCTGACGGTGGTCAGCATTCTGCACACGCATGCGCACTTCGACCACTTTCTTGCGTCGGGAGCCATGAAGCACGCCACAGGGGCAGTGCTCTGCCTGCACCAGGAGGACCGCCCGCTCTGGGACATGCTGGAGACACAGTGCCGTATGTTCGGTGTGCCCTACGTACCGGCGCCGCCGCCGGATCATTGGCTGACGGATGAGGAGCGTGTGACGATCGGCCAGCTGGAAGGGGTGGCGTTACATACGCCCGGGCATACGCCTGGTTCCATGTGTTTTCATTTTCCGACCGCACAACTTCTCGTGGCGGGCGACACATTATTTCGCGGCAGCATCGGTCGCACCGATCTGTGGGGCGGAGATTTCGAGGCCATCGAACAATCGATCCGTGAGCGGCTCTATACGCTCGATGCACGGACCGCCGTGGTGACCGGACATGGGGCGGAGACCGAAATCGGTCTGGAGCGAGAGTGTAATTCCTTCGTGCGGGCCTGA